Below is a window of Bacillus horti DNA.
TTACCAAGCACAAGAGGAGGAATGGGTAGCCACGATTCCGGTTGGGTACGCGGATGGCTATCATAGGTGCTTCCATGGGTTTTACGTACTCGTAGATGGTCAAAGAATGCCTATCATCAGCACCATCTGCATGGATCAAATGATGATCCGTTTACCTAAAGAGTACCCGCTAGGGACGGAGGTTGTTCTTATTGGGAAACAAGGGGAGGAGGAAATCACCTTCCAGCAGCTCGCTGAACACATCGGCAGTGTTCCACCGGAGATTCCATCTATGATTACAGATCGTGTACCCAAGGTTTACTTTGCTCAGGGCGAAATCGTAGAGATTTTATCTGAGAAAATCTGGGTTAACGCTCCCACACCATCAAAAGAAACGATATTTACCCAAAAGAAAGCATCACTTGATGGGAATGAACAAATTGACAAGAGCTTCAAAAAGAGAATCGTTCAGGCTATATAGAAGTGAATATAACAATCCACGATAATCATTCAAACTCCTTGTAGTTTGAAGTTAACAATATGTACTGAGGATACAACGAATTGGAGGGAGGAAGCTAAAAATGAACTGGGACCTAATTTGGAGAGAGTATCATCAAGAAATCTATATGTATGTCTATTACAGAGTTTATAACAAGCAGGAAGCAGAGGACATCACACAGGAGGCCTTTCTTAAGGTCATTCGAGCGAGTAAACGGTACGAGGATAGAGATACTAAGGGAATGATTGCTCTTTTAAAAACGACTGCAAGGAATCTTGTTGTCGATAGCTGGAGAAAGCAAAACACATCAGCAAAGCATGTGTATGTTGAGTTAGATATGCTTGATTTAACGGAGCAGGAAAGAATAGAGGACTTAGTGGAGCAAAAGGACGAGATTCGAAGAGCTCTACAGTTGCTGAATCACGAGCAAAGA
It encodes the following:
- a CDS encoding RNA polymerase sigma factor, with the translated sequence MNWDLIWREYHQEIYMYVYYRVYNKQEAEDITQEAFLKVIRASKRYEDRDTKGMIALLKTTARNLVVDSWRKQNTSAKHVYVELDMLDLTEQERIEDLVEQKDEIRRALQLLNHEQRKIVKYRLLQGFSIAETAKLMGKSISAIKTTQHRSIQFLRGVLNQQKPQQTNRVSAEQAV